In a single window of the Gossypium hirsutum isolate 1008001.06 chromosome D02, Gossypium_hirsutum_v2.1, whole genome shotgun sequence genome:
- the LOC107910383 gene encoding aldehyde dehydrogenase family 3 member H1, with translation MTSEVENKPVFCTESAKELVKELRASFATGKTKSYEWRLTQLNAMVKMMEEKEPQIVAALHDDLSKPELESSIYEIAMLKNSCRLAVKNMKHWMMPEKAKTSLVTFPSSAEIVSEPLGVVLVISTWNYPFLLSLDPIVGAIAAGNAIVLKPSEIAPATSLLLARLVAEYLDSSCIKVVEGAVPETAALLEQKWDKILYTGNGRVARIVMAAAAKHLTPVVMELGGKCPVIVDSDINLQVATRRIIAGKWGCNNGQACISPDYIITMKDYAQKLIDSFKYELERFYGKNPLESKDLSRIVNSNHFARLSKLLDEDKVSSKIVHGGERDKENLKITPTILLDVPRDSLIMNEEIFGPLLPVFLVDKVEDSFDVINSGTKPLAAYLFTNKKKLKEKFVATVSAGGLVINDTTVHLAEPTLPFGGVGDSGMGAYHGKFSFDAFSHKKAVLYRGFACDAFVRYPPYTRGKLGLLRALFDGSILGIIRALLGWSKA, from the exons ATGACGAGCGAAGTGGAGAACAAGCCGGTATTTTGTACGGAGTCGGCGAAGGAGTTGGTGAAGGAGTTGAGAGCTAGCTTCGCAACCGGAAAGACTAAAAGCTACGAATGGAGATTGACTCAGTTGAATGCCATGGTGAAGATGATGGAAGAGAAGGAGCCGCAAATCGTTGCCGCTCTTCACGATGATCTTTCCAAGCCGGAACTCGAATCCTCCATCTATGAG ATAGCGATGCTAAAGAACTCATGTAGATTGGCAGTCAAGAACATGAAGCATTGGATGATGCCAGAAAAG GCAAAAACTTCATTGGTTACATTTCCTTCCTCTGCTGAAATTGTATCTGAACCATTGGGTGTGGTGTTAGTAATCTCAACTTGGAATTATCCTTTTT TGTTGTCTCTAGATCCAATTGTTGGAGCTATTGCAGCCGGTAATGCTATAGTCTTAAAGCCGTCAGAAATTGCTCCAGCCACATCATTGTTGCTTGCAAGGCTAGTAGCTGAATATTTGGACAGCTCTTGCATAAAGGTTGTTGAAGGGGCTGTTCCTGAAACAGCAGCACTACTTGAGCAAAAGTGGGACAAAATACTGTATACAG GCAATGGAAGAGTTGCACGCATTGTGATGGCAGCTGCTGCAAAGCACTTAACACCAGTTGTTATGGAACTTGGAGGAAAGTGTCCGGTCATTGTTGATTCAGACATAAATTTACAG GTTGCAACTAGGCGGATAATTGCAGGAAAGTGGGGGTGTAATAATGGGCAAGCATGTATTTCCCCTGATTACATTATTACAATGAAAGATTATGCTCAGAAGCTG ATAGATTCTTTCAAGTATGAATTGGAGCGGTTTTATGGAAAGAATCCGTTGGAGTCAAAAGACTTGTCTCGCATAGTGAATTCTAACCACTTTGCTCGCTTGTCAAAGCTCTTGGATGAGGATAAGGTTTCTAGTAAGATCGTCCATGGAGGTGAAAGAGACAAAGAAAACTT GAAGATCACTCCCACTATCTTGCTTGATGTCCCACGAGATTCTCTAATCATGAATGAAGAGATATTTGGTCCGTTGCTTCCAGTTTTCCTG GTTGACAAAGTGGAAGACAGCTTTGATGTGATAAATTCAGGAACAAAGCCACTAGCAGCATATCTATTTACCAATAAGAAGAAGCTGAAAGAGAAGTTTGTTGCAACAGTCTCCGCAGGGGGTTTGGTCATTAACGACACTACTGTACAT CTGGCTGAACCCACACTACCATTCGGAGGAGTCGGGGACAGTGGAATGGGTGCATACCACGGGAAGTTCTCCTTCGATGCTTTTAGCCATAAGAAAGCTGTTCTTTATAGAGGTTTCGCTTGTGATGCATTTGTCAGATACCCACCATACACGAGGGGAAAGCTGGGATTGTTGCGGGCTCTTTTTGATGGCAGCATCTTAGGCATCATCCGCGCTTTGCTGGGATGGTCCAAGGCTTGA